One Mycobacterium sp. SMC-4 DNA window includes the following coding sequences:
- a CDS encoding lytic transglycosylase domain-containing protein, whose amino-acid sequence MTRVRWLQAIAVIGATALLMAASCSWHLGSGIPRGVPPPPGDPVPQIDTYAAGRPADQLHDWAAARAPSLGIPVTALEAYAFAARVAEVENPDCNLKWTTLAGIGQVESHHGTYRGAIVSPNGDVEPPIRGVLLDGTAGNLEILDHDAVSHDGDEPYARAMGPMQFIPETWRLYGVDANNDGVIDADNIDDAALSAAGYLCWSGKNLDTPRGWMNAVLAYNNSEQYARAVRDWATAYASGRRL is encoded by the coding sequence GTGACGCGGGTGCGTTGGCTGCAGGCGATAGCCGTGATCGGCGCGACAGCGCTGCTCATGGCTGCGAGCTGTTCCTGGCATCTGGGGTCGGGCATCCCCCGCGGCGTGCCCCCGCCGCCCGGGGACCCGGTGCCGCAGATCGACACCTACGCCGCCGGCCGACCCGCCGACCAGCTGCACGACTGGGCTGCCGCGCGGGCCCCCTCTCTGGGCATTCCGGTCACCGCGCTGGAGGCCTACGCGTTCGCGGCGCGGGTCGCCGAGGTGGAGAACCCGGACTGCAACCTGAAGTGGACCACGCTGGCCGGCATTGGGCAGGTGGAAAGCCACCACGGCACCTACCGGGGTGCCATCGTCTCGCCCAACGGTGACGTGGAGCCGCCCATTCGCGGCGTGCTGCTCGACGGCACCGCCGGCAACCTGGAGATCCTCGACCACGATGCGGTCAGCCACGACGGTGACGAGCCATACGCCCGGGCCATGGGGCCGATGCAGTTCATCCCCGAGACATGGCGGCTCTACGGCGTGGACGCCAACAACGACGGGGTGATCGACGCCGACAACATCGACGACGCGGCGCTGTCGGCGGCGGGCTACCTGTGCTGGAGTGGTAAAAACCTCGACACACCGCGGGGCTGGATGAACGCGGTGCTGGCCTACAACAACTCCGAGCAGTACGCGCGCGCGGTGCGCGACTGGGCGACCGCCTACGCCAGCGGCCGACGACTCTAG
- a CDS encoding EfeM/EfeO family lipoprotein, with protein sequence MRRHHGWPAAVGALVLVLAGCAGGGSGDQDADTTTSPAETTTSAAAATLDPLVEQAATEYKTYASRQIDELVGVVKVFTDAVRTGDLQAAQDAYAPSRVPWERIEPIAGLVEEIDGKIDARVDDFEGVDDPEFTGWHRLEYILFEQNTTEGGAPFADQLDADVAELQQQFATVEVKPIDVANGAAELIEEVSEGKITGEENRYGKTDLWDFEANLQGSRDAIDTLSPALAEADPALLGEIDGGINTVFETMAPLRRGDGWVLFCTENDPYPSPRCPEVTVDPQTIDVLKAELANLSENMSQVAGALKLQ encoded by the coding sequence GTGAGACGTCATCATGGCTGGCCAGCGGCGGTTGGTGCGCTGGTGTTGGTACTGGCCGGCTGCGCCGGGGGCGGCTCCGGCGACCAGGACGCCGACACCACCACCAGCCCGGCCGAAACCACGACATCGGCCGCCGCGGCGACACTCGATCCGCTGGTCGAGCAGGCGGCCACCGAGTACAAGACTTACGCCAGCAGGCAGATCGACGAACTCGTCGGCGTGGTCAAGGTCTTCACCGACGCTGTACGCACCGGTGACCTGCAGGCCGCTCAGGATGCCTACGCCCCGTCGCGGGTCCCGTGGGAGCGCATCGAGCCGATCGCCGGCCTGGTCGAGGAGATCGACGGCAAGATCGACGCCCGGGTCGATGACTTCGAAGGAGTCGACGACCCGGAGTTCACCGGCTGGCACCGCCTGGAGTACATCCTCTTCGAACAGAACACCACCGAAGGCGGCGCACCGTTCGCCGACCAGCTCGACGCCGACGTCGCCGAGCTGCAACAGCAGTTCGCGACGGTCGAGGTCAAACCCATCGATGTCGCCAACGGCGCGGCCGAGCTGATCGAAGAGGTCTCCGAGGGCAAGATCACCGGCGAGGAGAACCGCTACGGCAAGACCGACCTGTGGGATTTCGAGGCCAATCTGCAGGGTTCTCGCGACGCGATCGACACGTTGAGCCCGGCGCTGGCCGAGGCCGACCCGGCGCTGCTGGGTGAGATCGACGGGGGCATCAACACGGTGTTCGAGACCATGGCGCCATTGCGACGCGGGGACGGCTGGGTGCTCTTCTGCACCGAGAACGATCCGTACCCGTCGCCGCGCTGCCCGGAGGTGACTGTCGATCCGCAGACCATCGACGTTCTCAAGGCCGAGTTGGCGAACCTGTCGGAGAACATGTCCCAGGTCGCCGGAGCGCTGAAACTGCAGTGA